The Cylindrospermopsis curvispora GIHE-G1 genome contains a region encoding:
- a CDS encoding NAD-dependent epimerase/dehydratase family protein, which translates to MNLNNKTILITGTDEFIGSRAAELAVGQGLKVRALQGSPFLDRAVGESLEKLGVEIIIGSINDPGIATKVCQGVDIVLHTSQLTEEGGDIKKFREINVGGTCNIAQAAKQAKVKTFIHLSSALVYGFNYTDNVAETGILSGENNPYCQTKIEAEIEILKLNSPPDFGVTIIRAGDVYGPGSVPWIVRPVLMMRQKLFAYPNDGKGVMNHLYVDNLIDAIFLAMVQQPYGEIFNITDGENTSWKEYFIHLAAMEGLPIPMSLPKEEMRLFLKVRNQGQKLFRKKVDILPESVDFMSRPYSYSIAKARSILNYQPKISLEAGMNTTHQWLQTTDIQKLIK; encoded by the coding sequence ATGAATCTCAACAACAAAACTATTCTTATTACAGGTACAGATGAATTTATTGGCTCCCGCGCAGCAGAGTTAGCAGTAGGTCAAGGTTTGAAGGTAAGAGCTTTACAGGGTTCCCCATTTCTAGATAGAGCTGTAGGTGAAAGTCTAGAAAAGTTGGGAGTAGAGATTATAATTGGTAGCATCAATGATCCAGGGATAGCTACAAAAGTTTGCCAGGGAGTAGATATAGTTTTACATACTAGTCAACTAACGGAGGAGGGGGGAGACATAAAAAAATTCCGAGAAATTAATGTTGGTGGAACTTGTAATATTGCCCAAGCAGCAAAACAGGCAAAAGTGAAAACATTTATACACCTTTCCAGTGCCTTAGTTTATGGATTCAATTACACCGATAATGTGGCGGAAACTGGGATATTATCTGGGGAGAACAATCCCTATTGTCAAACTAAAATAGAAGCGGAAATAGAGATTTTAAAACTTAACTCACCTCCGGATTTTGGGGTGACTATTATTCGTGCAGGAGATGTGTATGGGCCAGGTAGTGTTCCTTGGATTGTTCGCCCAGTTCTGATGATGAGACAAAAGTTATTTGCCTATCCTAATGATGGTAAAGGAGTGATGAATCACCTATATGTTGATAACTTAATTGATGCCATATTTTTAGCAATGGTACAACAACCATATGGAGAAATTTTTAATATTACAGATGGGGAAAATACCTCATGGAAAGAATATTTTATTCACCTGGCAGCTATGGAAGGTTTACCTATTCCTATGTCTCTTCCCAAGGAAGAAATGAGGTTATTTTTAAAAGTACGTAATCAGGGACAAAAATTGTTTAGAAAGAAGGTGGATATTCTCCCAGAATCTGTTGATTTTATGAGCCGTCCATATTCTTATTCAATTGCTAAGGCTAGGAGTATATTGAACTATCAACCAA
- the devC gene encoding ABC transporter permease DevC: MNLKIPLAWLQLAQQKLRFVVAIAGIAFIVLLMFIQLGFQDALYSSATAVHQNLKGDLFIVSSQYKSLTSNQSFSRSRLYQTLGFNGVESVNPMYLQFAKLKNPETGEKYSIYVIGFDPAKSLMNIPEVEENLDKLKIPDMMLFDRDSRPEFGPIAKRFDQGKTEQTIEIFSFDSLQGYRVRVGGLFSLGPSFGVDGNLIVSDSTFVRINPLLRPSEKIDVGIIKLKPEADPNQVLKNLRVNLPHDVQIFTKQQFIDFEKQYWAARTPIGFILNLMLTMASVVGVVIVYQILYSNIATQFIAYATLKAIGYANGYLLNVVFQQALILALLAYIPGFLISVGLYDFAMKATQLPIIMTSNNAIIVLTSTVLISMTSGALAINKLRSADPADIF; this comes from the coding sequence ATGAATCTAAAAATTCCTTTAGCGTGGCTACAGTTAGCCCAGCAAAAACTACGTTTTGTTGTAGCTATAGCTGGGATTGCTTTTATCGTACTTTTAATGTTCATTCAACTGGGTTTTCAAGATGCACTATATTCCAGTGCAACAGCAGTACATCAAAATCTCAAGGGAGATTTATTTATAGTCAGTTCCCAATATAAATCTTTGACCTCAAATCAAAGTTTTTCTCGCAGTCGTTTATACCAAACTTTGGGATTTAATGGTGTAGAATCAGTCAATCCCATGTACTTACAATTTGCCAAATTAAAAAACCCAGAAACCGGAGAAAAATACTCAATTTATGTAATTGGATTTGATCCGGCAAAATCCTTAATGAATATTCCAGAGGTTGAAGAGAATCTGGATAAACTGAAAATTCCCGATATGATGTTATTTGACAGAGATTCCCGACCGGAATTTGGTCCAATCGCTAAAAGATTTGACCAAGGGAAAACAGAACAAACAATTGAAATTTTCTCTTTTGATTCTCTGCAGGGCTATCGAGTTAGAGTGGGGGGGTTATTTAGTTTAGGTCCCTCCTTTGGGGTGGATGGTAACTTGATTGTTAGTGACTCCACCTTCGTGAGAATTAATCCCCTACTTCGTCCTTCTGAAAAAATAGATGTTGGTATTATTAAACTAAAACCAGAAGCTGACCCAAATCAAGTTTTAAAAAACTTACGGGTTAATTTACCCCATGATGTGCAGATTTTTACCAAACAACAATTCATTGATTTTGAAAAGCAATATTGGGCAGCAAGAACACCCATTGGATTTATTCTCAATTTGATGTTAACTATGGCTTCGGTAGTAGGTGTGGTCATTGTCTATCAGATTCTCTATAGTAATATTGCCACCCAATTTATCGCCTATGCCACGTTAAAAGCCATTGGCTACGCTAATGGTTATTTGTTGAATGTGGTTTTTCAACAAGCCCTGATATTGGCATTACTAGCATATATACCTGGATTTTTGATTTCTGTGGGTCTATATGATTTTGCAATGAAAGCTACCCAATTACCAATTATCATGACTTCTAATAATGCCATAATTGTTTTAACTTCTACAGTGTTAATTTCTATGACGTCAGGAGCATTAGCAATTAATAAACTGCGATCTGCTGACCCTGCGGATATTTTCTAA